The window ATATGCGAAAGAACAATTAAACTTAATTGAAGATATTTCTGCTCATATAGAATCGATTAACGTCAATGTTACTAAAATGACTGAGGCGCGTAAAAAATCGAATAAGACTGAGGATATAGAAAAGAAAGCGTTAGCGTATTGCAATAAGGTTAAGCCAATGTTTGGCGATATTAGATACCATTGCGATAAATTAGAATTATTGGTTGATGACGAGTTGTGGCCTTTAACTAAGTATCGAGAGCTGTTGTTTACAAAGTAATTTGATAAATTAATAAATTAGCCTCATTAAATTGGGGCTTTTTTGTTTTAAACTTTAATTTGATATGCTTTTTTACTCGGCGTTTGATTCGGGATTTTATGACTCTATATTTTACTGGATGAATAATTATTAAGTTAAAGGATAAGATTGGATTTAAGAGAAACCAGAGTGCCACTTGTTAATGATTATAAATTGACTGATTGGGAGTAATTAACAATTTGGTAGTAATTTAAAGTATAAAAGCACACATATTATTTGTGTGCTTTTTATTTATAAATATCTTTGTTGCTTAACACAACATAATGAGCTCAGAAATTTCAAAACGTTACAGTCAAAGAGGTGTATCTGCATCAAAAGAAGATGTGCATAATGCGATAAAAAATATAGATAAAGGATTGTTTCCTAAAGCATTCTGTAAAATTGTGCCAGATTATCTAACTAATGATCAAGACTATTGTCTGATTATGCATGCAGACGGAGCGGGTACAAAGTCGTCTTTAGCCTATATGTATTGGAAAGAAACTGGAGATGTCTCTGTTTGGAAAGGGATTGCTCAAGATGCATTAATAATGAATATTGACGATTTGTTATGCGTTGGCGCAACGGATAATATTATGTTGTCTTCTACTATTGGAAGAAATAAAAACCGTATTCCAGGTGAAGTCCTTTCTGCTATTATAAATGGAACTGAAGAATTAATTGAAGACCTGAAAGGTTTTGGTGTTACAATCCATAGTACAGGAGGAGAAACAGCTGATGTTGGAGATTTAGTAAGAACTATTATTGTGGACTCTACAGTAACTGCTAGAATAAAACGTAGTGATGTTATAGATAATGCTAATATTAAAGCGGGAGATGTTATCGTTGGTTTGGAAAGTTTTGGGCAAGCCACTTACGAGAAAAGTTATAATGGAGGGATGGGAAGCAATGGACTAACTTCTGCAAGACATGATGTATTTGATAATTATTTAGCTAAAAAATATCCTGAAAGTTTTGATGCCTCTGTGCCGGAAGATTTAGTGTATTCTGGACAAGTAAAATTAACGGATGCTGTTGAAGGATCTCCAATAGATGCAGGTCAGTTAGTTTTGTCACCAACAAGGACTTATGCACCAATTATAAAAGAGATTTTGTCTAAGTATACCAGTAAGGATATACATGGTATGGTACATTGTAGTGGAGGTGCACAAACTAAAATTCTTCATTTTATTGATAAGCTTCATATTGTAAAAGATAATTTATTTCCAATTCCACCTTTATTTAAATTAATCCAAGAGCAGTCTAAAACGGATTGGAAAGAAATGTACCAAGTCTTTAATTGTGGGCATAGAATGGAACTATATGTGTCTCCGGAAAAAGCAGAAGAAATTATTGCAATATCTAAATCTTACAATGTTAATGCTCAGGTTATTGGTCGTGTAGAAGCGTCTGATTCTAAAAAACTGACAATAGAAAGCCCGTATGGTACGTTTGTGTATTAGATATTAAGTTAATTTTTATAAGATGAAATACATTCTAATAATGTGCTTTATGTATTGTGGTCAAAGTTTAGTTGCGCAATCAGATGCTGCAGTAAAAGTTGTTGATACAATTAAATGGACACAAAAAAATAAGATTGGGGTTGATCTTAATGAAGTAACCTTTGTCAATTGGAATGCGGGTGGAGCAAATTCAATTTCTGCATTATTAGCTATTAAATCAAGTTGGCGTTATAAGAAGAATAATTTAATTTGGTTTAATGAAATAGGAACACGCTACGGTGTCAATAAACAAGAAAGTCAGAGGTTAAGAAAAACAGAAGACGAGTTAGAGCTTATTTCGACCATTGGGTTTAGAAAAGATACCGTTACTAACTGGTATTATTCGGGTAGATTCAACTTTAAAACCCAATATTCTAATGGTTATAACTATCCGGAT is drawn from Psychroserpens sp. NJDZ02 and contains these coding sequences:
- a CDS encoding AIR synthase related protein, which encodes MSSEISKRYSQRGVSASKEDVHNAIKNIDKGLFPKAFCKIVPDYLTNDQDYCLIMHADGAGTKSSLAYMYWKETGDVSVWKGIAQDALIMNIDDLLCVGATDNIMLSSTIGRNKNRIPGEVLSAIINGTEELIEDLKGFGVTIHSTGGETADVGDLVRTIIVDSTVTARIKRSDVIDNANIKAGDVIVGLESFGQATYEKSYNGGMGSNGLTSARHDVFDNYLAKKYPESFDASVPEDLVYSGQVKLTDAVEGSPIDAGQLVLSPTRTYAPIIKEILSKYTSKDIHGMVHCSGGAQTKILHFIDKLHIVKDNLFPIPPLFKLIQEQSKTDWKEMYQVFNCGHRMELYVSPEKAEEIIAISKSYNVNAQVIGRVEASDSKKLTIESPYGTFVY